One window from the genome of Salvelinus namaycush isolate Seneca chromosome 19, SaNama_1.0, whole genome shotgun sequence encodes:
- the b3galt1b gene encoding beta-1,3-galactosyltransferase 1 — MPSKVSCLYVLTVVCWASALWYLGISRPTSSYVSGQMSLPIRKTVKTLKNTTFSNIRTRTLNPHAFDFVINEPKKCETNTPFLVILISTTHKEFDARQAIRETWGDESTYSDIRIITLFLLGRNTDAVLNQMVEQESQIFHDIVVEDFIDSYHNLTLKTLMGMRWVATFCSQAQYVMKTDSDIFVNMDNLVYKLLKPTTKPKRRYFTGYVINGGPIRDMRSKWYMPRDLYPEAKYPPFCSGTGYVFSVDVAELIYKTSLHTRLLHLEDVYVGLCLRKLGIHPYQNSGFNHWKMAYSLCRYRRVITVHQISPEEMHRIWNDMSSKKHLRC, encoded by the coding sequence ATGCCTTCAAAAGTCTCATGCTTGTACGTGTTGACGGTCGTTTGCTGGGCAAGTGCTCTTTGGTACCTGGGTATATCCCGGCCGACATCCTCCTATGTCAGTGGGCAGATGTCTTTGCCGATCCGGAAGACTGTGAAAACCCTTAAGAACACTACGTTCAGCAACATCCGGACGCGAACGCTGAACCCCCACGCCTTCGACTTTGTCATCAACGAGCCTAAGAAATGTGAGACCAACACGCCCTTCTTGGTCATCCTGATCAGCACCACACACAAAGAGTTCGATGCCCGTCAGGCCATCCGGGAGACCTGGGGCGATGAGAGCACCTACAGCGACATCCGCATCATCACCCTCTTCCTGCTGGGCCGCAACACGGACGCCGTCCTCAACCAGATGGTGGAGCAGGAGAGCCAGATCTTCCACGACATTGTGGTGGAGGACTTCATAGACTCGTACCACAACCTCACCCTCAAGACCCTGATGGGCATGCGCTGGGTGGCCACCTTCTGTTCCCAGGCCCAGTACGTCATGAAGACAGACAGCGACATTTTCGTCAACATGGACAATCTGGTCTACAAGCTTCTGAAGCCCACCACCAAGCCCAAGAGGAGGTACTTCACGGGCTACGTCATCAACGGCGGTCCCATCAGAGACATGCGCAGTAAGTGGTACATGCCCAGAGACCTGTACCCCGAGGCTAAGTACCCCCCGTTCTGCTCGGGAACGGGGTACGTGTTCTCAGTGGACGTGGCTGAGCTGATCTATAAGACCTCTCTGCACACCAGACTGCTCCACCTGGAGGATGTGTACGTGGGACTGTGTCTGAGGAAGCTGGGCATCCATCCCTATCAGAACAGTGGCTTCAATCACTGGAAAATGGCCTACAGCTTGTGTAGGTACCGTCGTGTTATCACTGTCCACCAGATTTCACCGGAAGAAATGCACCGGATCTGGAACGACATGTCCAGCAAGAAACACCTCAGATGCTAG